In Chlamydiales bacterium, the following proteins share a genomic window:
- a CDS encoding DNA topoisomerase III, which produces MAKKKKAAKKRAPAKRKTVARKRAAPKKKSSGKRKSGLTQTTYSLSPELASIVGGKSMTRPQVVKKLWVYIKAKKLQDAKNRRMICPDSKLAEVIGSRPVDMLKLAGLLSKHIK; this is translated from the coding sequence ATGGCAAAAAAGAAGAAAGCAGCAAAGAAGAGAGCACCTGCTAAGAGAAAGACAGTTGCTAGAAAGAGAGCTGCACCAAAGAAGAAATCGAGTGGAAAGAGAAAGTCTGGCTTAACACAGACAACTTATTCTCTATCACCAGAACTAGCATCAATTGTTGGTGGAAAGAGCATGACTCGTCCACAAGTAGTAAAAAAGCTTTGGGTTTACATCAAAGCAAAAAAACTACAAGACGCAAAGAACAGACGCATGATCTGTCCTGATAGCAAGCTCGCTGAAGTCATCGGCAGCAGACCAGTGGACATGCTAAAGTTGGCAGGCCTACTCAGCAAGCACATCAAGTAG